One window from the genome of Veillonellaceae bacterium encodes:
- a CDS encoding CCA tRNA nucleotidyltransferase — protein MDKKIPDTVKVILSVLEKAGHQAYIVGGAVRDLLRGVEPYDYDITTSARPEQVLDCAKSQRWQVVDNLGQNFGVVMLIINGQTFEVTTFRGERYGEDSHRPEQVWFADSLETDLARRDFTINAMAMDAGGDIVDLFGGRRDLTNKIIRAVGDAKLRFKEDSLRMFRACRFAGQLGFRIENGTLSAMQDNLQRVAGLSLERVRSELEKMLLAEYCQISLAYFVETGLNQCYCRIKEKGQCSSVPILPELTHLVNLPQNSAYHKYDGWNHTLAACSNVPADLLLRWAALLHDIGKGLPGVRGMKDGQPTDYRHDAAGAQLAQVILTRLQMKPKFVKLAVWLVARHMKFYFYLNNNQSAVKRWLREEARLGAFRSRRELQKAFDLLTIVCVADNAATGFGSTGADEILTFGRYIEAMLHQMPVHTSDLCYSASRLTQALGTPRLIGPFLKIALQRVQDGNLANDEEAITAAANKWAKRRQTKDI, from the coding sequence ATGGATAAGAAGATTCCTGATACTGTAAAAGTAATATTAAGCGTGCTTGAAAAGGCCGGCCATCAGGCGTACATTGTCGGCGGTGCTGTTCGCGATCTCTTGCGAGGCGTAGAGCCTTATGATTACGATATCACGACGAGCGCCAGACCTGAGCAGGTATTAGACTGCGCCAAATCTCAGCGCTGGCAGGTTGTAGATAATCTGGGCCAAAATTTCGGTGTTGTTATGCTTATTATCAATGGGCAGACGTTTGAAGTGACTACCTTTCGCGGCGAGCGGTATGGCGAGGACAGTCACCGGCCAGAGCAGGTCTGGTTTGCAGATAGTCTGGAAACTGATTTAGCGCGTCGTGATTTTACAATTAACGCGATGGCGATGGACGCTGGCGGGGATATTGTTGATCTGTTTGGTGGTCGACGCGATCTCACTAATAAAATTATTCGGGCGGTAGGCGACGCTAAACTGCGCTTTAAGGAAGACAGCCTGCGGATGTTTCGCGCCTGCCGTTTTGCCGGACAGCTTGGGTTCAGGATCGAAAATGGTACTTTAAGCGCTATGCAGGACAATTTGCAGCGTGTGGCCGGGTTGTCGCTTGAGCGGGTCCGCAGTGAACTTGAAAAGATGCTATTGGCCGAGTACTGTCAGATAAGCCTTGCCTACTTTGTTGAAACAGGGCTTAATCAATGCTACTGTCGGATAAAAGAAAAGGGCCAATGCTCCAGTGTTCCCATTCTTCCTGAATTAACGCACTTGGTCAATCTGCCGCAAAATTCGGCTTATCACAAATATGACGGCTGGAATCATACATTGGCCGCGTGCAGCAATGTGCCTGCCGATTTACTGCTGCGCTGGGCAGCCTTGCTACACGATATCGGCAAAGGTTTGCCGGGCGTACGTGGCATGAAAGACGGTCAGCCGACCGATTACCGGCATGATGCTGCGGGCGCGCAGCTAGCCCAGGTTATTTTAACCCGCTTGCAAATGAAGCCGAAGTTTGTAAAGTTGGCAGTATGGCTGGTTGCTCGGCATATGAAGTTTTACTTTTATCTGAATAACAATCAGTCGGCGGTTAAGCGCTGGCTGCGGGAAGAAGCGCGGTTGGGCGCTTTCCGCAGCCGTCGGGAACTGCAGAAGGCATTTGACCTTCTGACAATCGTTTGCGTTGCCGACAATGCCGCTACAGGATTTGGCAGTACCGGGGCTGATGAGATTTTGACATTTGGCAGGTATATAGAGGCTATGCTTCATCAAATGCCGGTTCACACCAGCGATCTATGTTATTCGGCAAGTCGGCTGACACAAGCTTTAGGAACGCCCCGGCTTATAGGCCCATTTTTAAAGATAGCCTTACAGCGAGTTCAGGACGGAAATTTGGCAAACGATGAAGAGGCGATAACTGCTGCCGCCAATAAATGGGCCAAACGGCGGCAGACTAAGGACATTTGA
- the dapB gene encoding 4-hydroxy-tetrahydrodipicolinate reductase, whose protein sequence is MKIALVGLGRTGKIAAEYLLQQETLNMVLCRHGSPNAGKDLGEILGTKPTGITIETTDHLERKFFQKQPDVLIDFSGHSFLKEHIHTLAKCGINVVTAVTDYDRAEIEKLKIFAEKGNIGIVMAPNITYGVNVLMLMAEIAAELLSDYDFEVFEEHHKHKKDRPSGTAKKIVNKIKDRLLTDTEIPEHVVRAGGIIGKHKVLICGEFDKLEITHESFSRVAFAEGAYKAAQFIAGKTGFYEMSDIFDYERELRRRQTVCLEPPELEKEDPA, encoded by the coding sequence ATGAAAATAGCACTTGTCGGCTTGGGGCGAACCGGGAAAATCGCGGCTGAATATCTTTTGCAGCAAGAAACACTTAATATGGTACTATGCAGACATGGCAGCCCGAATGCGGGTAAAGATCTAGGTGAAATTTTAGGTACTAAACCAACAGGCATAACCATTGAGACCACTGATCATTTAGAGCGTAAGTTCTTTCAGAAGCAGCCTGATGTACTCATTGATTTTTCAGGACATAGTTTTTTGAAGGAGCATATTCATACCTTAGCCAAGTGCGGTATTAATGTCGTGACGGCAGTGACAGATTACGACCGGGCTGAAATAGAAAAGCTAAAAATCTTTGCCGAAAAAGGCAATATCGGGATCGTAATGGCTCCTAACATCACCTACGGCGTGAATGTCCTAATGCTGATGGCTGAAATAGCGGCTGAGCTGTTAAGCGATTATGACTTCGAGGTGTTTGAGGAACACCATAAGCATAAAAAAGACCGTCCCTCCGGCACTGCTAAAAAAATTGTCAATAAAATCAAGGACCGATTGCTAACAGATACAGAAATTCCTGAGCATGTCGTCAGGGCAGGCGGCATTATCGGCAAGCATAAAGTCCTTATCTGCGGCGAGTTTGATAAGCTGGAAATTACACACGAATCGTTTTCACGAGTGGCCTTTGCCGAGGGTGCTTATAAAGCAGCCCAGTTCATCGCCGGAAAAACAGGTTTTTACGAGATGAGCGATATTTTTGACTACGAGCGCGAACTGCGGCGCCGCCAAACAGTTTGCCTGGAGCCTCCCGAGCTGGAAAAGGAAGACCCGGCTTAA
- a CDS encoding sugar diacid recognition domain protein codes for MIIAKDLAQKIVDHLMEIVERNVNIMDCNGIIIASGQPQRISNFHQGGKLAVEDQNVVEIKPEEVQQYIGALPGVMWPINIKNKIVGVVGVTGEPHEVRNTAKLVKTVTELILEREMLLADSGSENRLKAQLVDLLFADNTNNALDKINTLADMLNYKVNLPRVVILVKLEPMNNDDFEAQGLQNLLSARIRENVLNLIKDAAFFTADDISLFYKRNLCIIKSVPDQDNLIQVDKFIKSIVDMLNTIQPKLKIQIGLGSRAKYQSELRQSYDEAKFALEHPAGNMIQAINHDAILVSYLFKDHNEHCSYPLALHELKAKFDTIKGKYDMRNTLEGLLANNMNVSAAANRLFIHRNTLQFRLEKLKKIVGLDPCHSFEHALLCKFLLSMDQAK; via the coding sequence ATGATAATTGCCAAGGATTTAGCTCAGAAAATAGTTGACCACCTTATGGAAATTGTCGAACGAAATGTAAATATCATGGACTGCAATGGAATTATCATTGCTTCAGGTCAGCCGCAGCGAATTAGTAATTTCCATCAAGGCGGAAAGCTGGCTGTTGAAGATCAGAATGTTGTTGAAATCAAACCTGAAGAAGTGCAGCAATATATTGGGGCTTTGCCTGGAGTAATGTGGCCAATCAATATAAAAAATAAAATTGTCGGTGTCGTTGGCGTAACTGGTGAACCCCATGAAGTTCGTAACACCGCAAAACTTGTAAAAACGGTCACTGAACTAATTCTGGAGCGCGAGATGCTGCTGGCTGATTCGGGTTCCGAGAACAGGCTTAAGGCCCAATTGGTAGACTTGCTGTTTGCCGATAATACCAATAATGCTCTGGATAAAATTAATACTTTGGCTGATATGTTGAATTACAAAGTCAATTTGCCGCGCGTTGTTATTTTAGTTAAGCTTGAGCCGATGAATAACGATGATTTTGAGGCACAGGGCCTGCAAAATTTACTATCAGCCCGGATAAGGGAAAATGTCTTAAATCTCATAAAAGATGCCGCTTTTTTCACTGCTGATGATATTAGCCTATTTTACAAGCGAAATCTGTGCATAATTAAGTCGGTGCCGGATCAAGATAATCTGATCCAGGTAGATAAGTTTATAAAAAGCATTGTCGATATGCTAAATACCATTCAGCCCAAGCTAAAAATCCAAATCGGGCTCGGCAGTCGGGCAAAGTATCAGTCTGAATTGCGGCAGTCTTATGACGAGGCAAAGTTTGCGCTGGAACATCCGGCTGGAAATATGATTCAGGCTATCAATCACGACGCCATACTGGTAAGTTATTTGTTCAAAGACCATAATGAACACTGCAGTTATCCTTTGGCGCTGCACGAGCTGAAGGCTAAATTTGATACAATTAAGGGCAAATATGATATGCGCAATACGCTGGAAGGACTACTTGCCAATAATATGAATGTTTCAGCAGCCGCTAACCGCTTATTTATCCACCGCAACACCCTGCAGTTCAGGCTTGAAAAGCTCAAAAAAATTGTAGGCTTAGATCCCTGTCATTCTTTTGAGCACGCCTTGCTGTGCAAATTTCTCTTGTCGATGGATCAAGCAAAATAA
- the larA gene encoding nickel-dependent lactate racemase codes for MTVINIPYGKGYIPLSIPDERLEGILESRAHHYQPEASEAKLVQRALENPIGSPRLRDLAAGRKKIVIITSDHTRPVPTKIIAPLLLAEIRSANPDAEITFLVATGFHRASTQQELLNKFGKELLRDERIVIHNGWDKDSLINVGKLPSGGDLIINKLAMEADLLIAEGFIEPHLFAGFSGGRKSVLPGIVSSVTVLANHCAEFIAHDKARAGILDGNPLHTDMLFAAKQAKLAFIMNVVIDADKRIINAFAGDLEQAHSAGCNFVGDLASVRAKPADIVITSNGGYPLDQNIYQLVKGLTSAEATCKPNGVIIICAACNDGHGGEAFFKWFKDAPGGAREVMDKIMKIDRESTIPDQWCAQILARIQLKHQIIIVSDQCDHQIIRDMGFMAATTIGEALTTAETIASSKAKFTVVPDGVAVIVG; via the coding sequence ATGACCGTTATTAACATCCCATATGGTAAAGGCTATATTCCCCTTTCAATACCTGATGAGCGTTTGGAAGGCATTTTGGAGTCGCGCGCCCATCATTACCAACCCGAAGCCTCAGAAGCTAAGCTTGTTCAGCGAGCTTTGGAAAATCCGATTGGCTCGCCAAGATTACGTGATTTGGCGGCAGGGCGTAAAAAAATTGTTATTATAACCAGTGATCATACCAGACCTGTTCCCACTAAGATTATCGCCCCGTTGCTGCTCGCTGAAATCCGCAGCGCCAATCCGGACGCCGAAATTACCTTTTTGGTAGCAACCGGCTTTCACCGGGCCAGCACTCAGCAAGAGCTGTTAAATAAGTTTGGGAAAGAACTGCTGCGCGACGAAAGAATTGTTATTCATAACGGCTGGGACAAAGACTCCCTGATTAATGTCGGCAAATTACCGTCAGGCGGCGACTTAATTATAAACAAACTGGCAATGGAAGCTGATCTGCTCATTGCCGAAGGCTTTATTGAGCCGCACTTATTTGCAGGATTTTCGGGCGGCCGAAAAAGTGTTCTGCCCGGCATCGTCAGTTCAGTAACTGTTTTGGCTAACCACTGCGCCGAATTCATTGCCCACGATAAAGCGCGCGCCGGAATTCTTGACGGCAACCCGCTTCATACCGATATGCTTTTTGCCGCTAAACAGGCCAAATTGGCATTTATAATGAATGTTGTCATTGATGCCGACAAAAGAATTATCAATGCTTTTGCCGGCGACTTAGAACAGGCACATTCGGCAGGATGTAACTTTGTCGGCGATCTGGCTTCAGTCCGAGCCAAACCAGCCGATATTGTAATCACTTCTAACGGCGGATATCCGCTTGATCAAAACATTTACCAGCTTGTAAAAGGACTTACTTCGGCCGAGGCTACCTGCAAACCGAACGGCGTCATTATCATCTGCGCGGCCTGCAATGACGGCCATGGCGGCGAGGCTTTCTTCAAGTGGTTTAAGGATGCTCCCGGCGGCGCGCGCGAAGTAATGGACAAGATTATGAAAATTGACCGTGAGTCGACCATTCCCGACCAATGGTGTGCGCAAATCCTCGCCCGCATTCAGCTTAAGCATCAAATAATCATAGTTAGCGATCAATGCGATCATCAGATTATCAGGGATATGGGCTTTATGGCAGCGACAACTATCGGTGAAGCACTAACGACTGCCGAAACAATTGCCAGCAGCAAGGCCAAATTTACGGTAGTCCCTGACGGCGTAGCCGTCATCGTTGGCTAA